CCTCAGCACCCTCCTGGGGTGGGAACTATGTCTTCTCTCATACTTGGACTTTGGTGTTAAGAGACTGGTCTGAGAGGTAGGAGTCTCCAGAAGCTCTCTATGGCCCTCCCTGCCACTGGACCCTGTCACTGCTGGTGGCCAGCAGCTTCAACAAAAGGTTAAAATAGGACTCCTTTCATCTTCTCACTGGCTTTGGCTTTCCCAATAAACTGTCTGGGAAACTGGcccagtgtctgtgtctctcccttTTCCCATCAGAGGTTGTTGTCTTCTGAGTTCAAGGAAACGGTTTTTAAAATGGGTGTGGCGGCATGCACTGTAGTCGTGGAACTGAGGACAAAAAGATCAAAAGTTGAAGGTCATTCTCAGCCACATCATCAGTTTGAGGCCAGAAAACCAAAAGTTCTTACAGAAAGTATGCTACTCTATAAGAGAAAACACCTTACTAACCCAGGATGAAGGATGATCGCTTATTAAGGCTTGTAAAAGTCCTTCCTCTCCACAGAAGACCCGGAGACAGCAGACGATAAGCACACTTTCTGTTACAGCCCAGCCATGCCTGTGTCAAGTCCGCTCTGGAGCTGTTCCAGCATGCAGAGGGGGTGGGTGGTCGGGAATACACAGCCGGAGGACCTGAGCAGCACTCGCCAGCCACTCAACCCCAAGTTCCTGAGGCTAGCAAGATGTCTCACCCAGGGAAGGCATCTGCCACCAGACTGAAGGCTGACCTTGATGCCTGGAGCCATGTGGTGGGAGGGAACTGACTTTCAGAAGCTGTCCTCACtgagtgcgcgcgcgcacacacacacacacacacacacacacacacacacacgataaaagaACCCAGGAGATGGCATTCTCCACACGTCTTGCTCTTTGAAGCAGTCTTTAAACGGTTTGCATTTAAAGGGGTGGTCATAGACTTTCATGGCCATGGAAGTGTTGAGGGGGGCTCACTGTGTCACCTGGGCTCATCTTGAATGCTTGTACTCACTCAGTCCTCTAGCTTGAGTAGCTAAGATGGCAGATAATTACTTCTACACGTGGCCCCCAAAACAACTGCCCAGGGAAGGTTAGAAGGCCCGGCTGGTAAAGGCACTGGCCTTTAAGTGACAACACTAAACCTGTTGATCCCtgtttgatccctgaaactcCCATgatgagagaaccagctcctacaattgtcctctgaccacacacacacacacacacacacacacacacacactgtggtatgGACATGtccacagaataaacaaacaagtgtaaaataattaaaaactgcCGAGAGCTGAGAAGGTTAGTTGCCATCACCAAGGTAAACTGGGTAGGGTGACACTTGCCTCTGATCTCAGTGCTtaagaggtggaagcagaagaggGATCACAGTTCAAGGTCTTAGCTACCGAGCAGCTTGAACGCAGCCTGGGCTCGATGAGAGCCTGTCTTTAACCAGACAAAAtgataccaaaaaagaaaacaagacccacTTCATATCTTGCCTGTCCTTTTGCTCCTTGGCctagttttccttttattgtgATCAACTTCTGAccagggctcagtggttaggagtacagGGTATCTGGGTTCAATTCTAAGCACCCACACAAGGCTcgcaatcacctgtaactccagtcctagagaAGCGAACacctttttctgacctccatgggcacccggCACACAAGTGTTGCATAAACATACAcgaggcaaaacacacataaaatttaaaacaacgcTAACAGTAGCTtacaggaggaaagagtttatttggctcacactccAGGGAGCAgtacatcactgagggaagtcaaggcaggaaccatggagaaaCACCACTGCCTGATTCTCTGGCTCATGTTTAGCAACCTTTTATATACAACCTGGGCCACCTGAGCAGGGAATGGTCCCGCCcaaagtgagctgggccctcccgcatcaatcatcaagacagtcccccacagCCATGCCCACAGCACAGTCTGATCTTGGCAACTGAGgttttcctttcagatgactccaggCAGGTGAATTTGAGAAAACTAACTAGGCTCGTCCTACTCTGCCATTTCACCCCTAACATGAACCCGTATTCCAGAGttacaaatttagagaaaaaattgTTAGTATTCTCAAAGTCCACAGAATATCATTCTGAGACATTACCATACCATGCAGTCCTGTTAACAAATATAAATGATACTACTAATAATTATAATGGAAATTTAATTCCAAAGGGGAAGAATAACATGTTTTATGATCTCTAGAAttgtttgttgttgggttttttggtctaggaactgttttgttttgttgggattttttttttgttttggggggttttgttgttgttttggtttgcttgaGACAGCCTTactgtatcccaagctggcctggagatCACTAGGTAGATCAGTCTGGCAATGAACTTGAGTCAATCCTCCTGCCATAAAttcctgagtgctgtaattacaAATAATGACACCATGcctggtgtagccctggctgtcctggaactcactgtgcagcccaggctggcctcagactcaaagatccgcctgcctctgcctcccgagtgctgggattaaaggggtgtgccaccacactcagctttaaaatttttttaactaaattaaaaaaaaaattttacaaaGATGTTATAAATGACCAACCAATAAAAGACCTTCAAGCATAAAAGCACATTGGACTGCATGAGGGGGTGCACGCCtgttcatcccagcacttgggaggctgaggtaggagaattgtCACAacttcaggctagccagggctgtggataagactcaaaaaagaaaaagaaatgagaagaaaagaagcagggagaaagaaaagggctGGAGACATATCTCAGTttctctgggttccatctccagtactGCATTAAACTGgagatggtcctggccagatgggCCCAGTGAGCTAAAGTTTGCTGTGTGCCCCTGGAAACTAAGTTTGATCACCAGAacccagtggaaggagagaactgatccccaaaagttgtcctctaatcgCCACATGTATGTCCTCCCTCCCctgtatatttctctctctctctctctctctctctctctctctctctctctctctctctctctctctttctctctctctctctcacacacacacacacacacacacacacacacacacacacacggtaataaaaatggtttttttgtttttaaatatttatttattatgtgtacagtgttctgcctgcatgtgtccctgcaggccaaaagatggcaccagatctcattacaggtggctgtgagcaaccatgtggttgctgggaattgaactcaggaagagcagtcagtgatcttaaccactgagccatctctccagcccatgttttttttttgttgttgttgtttgttttttaatgtgcatggtggtacatacttggaatcccagtgctcaggcactcaggaaggagatgagaagcaggaggatcagaagttcaggatcaTTCTTGGTTATGtaaaaagtttgaggccagcccggcggtggtggcgcatgcctttaatcccagcactcgggaggcagagccaggcggatctctgtgagttcgaggccagcctgggctgcagagtgagtttcaggaaaggcacaaagctacacagagaaaccctgtctcaaaaaacaaagaaagaaagagagagagagagagagagagagagagagagagagagagagagagagagaaagaaagaaagaaagaaagaaagaaagaaagaaagaaagaaagaaagaaagaaagaaagaaagaaaagtttgaggccagtctgagaaaCATGAgacactgccccacccccacccccacaaaaaaaaaaaaaggcggaggaaagaaaaaaagggagggtACTGGGGTATGACTCAGTGGCAGTGTACTTGactagcatgcctgaggccctatGTTTGATCCGCAGTAGCATGAAGAAGAGGGGTCTGGTTAGTTTTCCCCAAATCACAACTGGGCCCACAACCTGGGTGTCCTTGCTCCCTCATTCCTTTCCCTACTTTGTGGATCTCCACTGCTCTGAAACCCCAGCTTTAAGGAACAAGGAAAGAAGATGATAGCTATCTTAAAAAGGCTACCAAGGACTTCTTAGGGAGGTCCTGCCAGTGCTGAAGCCGAGGCCAGGTTGGTGTGAACCATGGGACCCAGGGTAACTGAGTAGAGAACTGACTTAAAGTTGTTTTTTGGAgggggttgtttggttggttgttgttgttctgagacagggtttctctgtgtagccctggttgtcctggaactcattctgtacaccaggcaggtctcaaattcacagagatccacttgcctctgccttctgagtgctgggattaaaggcgtgtgccaccaccgccgggccagACTAAAAGTTTGATGGATGACAGATTGGGcatgttcccccccccccccccccgatcttTACCCGTCACCTGGGAAGACCTGGACTCTGAGCACCCAACCATGGCCACCATCACCCTATACAGGTTGCCTTTCTCGGGGCACTTGACTTCCACCTACTGCCTCTTATCATCATGAACACAAGCTGTAACCCATTAGGTGATGCCCTGTGCATTCTTTCTGCCACCATCAGTGTGCACAGTCATCCTGGGACAAACTGGCCTTCCAGACATCCGCATctgcatggcagcaggagccttGCTAAACTGCTGGGGTCACCATGACTACAGTGACTACCCCAGTGAATCCACTTCCACGACCTGCCCATGACACCATGCTGTGTACACACCTCACTGCTGTCAGAGCCCAGGAGAAGGACCCGCATTTGGAGAGAAGGTAAACTCTGCTGGTTTGTTTTAATGCGTTGTGACGGCTAGTCTTGGTTGTCCACTTGACATCATCTGGAATTAAACCGAAGCAGTTTAATGCCTGTGACAGGTTTTTCTTGATTGGCTAATTTGAGGCAAGAAGACCTGCCCTAAATCTGGATCATTGGAGGTTAGAAGAACCACCCTAAACCTGGGAGCCCAAGTAAAAGGCCATggaaggccgggcgttggtggctcacgcctttaatcccagcactcgggaggcagagccaggcggatctctgtgagttcgaggccagcctgggctaccaagtgagctccaggaaaaggcgcaaagctacacagagaaaccctgtctcgaaaaaccaaaaaaaaaaaaaaaaaaaaaaaaaaggccatggaaGAAGGAGGCTTTTTTTGCCTGCTTACCCTCACTCTCCCAGCAAGTCCTCTGTCCTgatgctgaggcattccttcactggtattagaacctACCTCTGGGGACTCTGATGTAGACCAAAGACCagctgggccatccagcctcctggactgaaTAACTGCCTGCCTGTGAGCCTTTCTGTGGGGAGAGAGGTAGTGTTGGAGTTGGCAGACACAGCCCGTAAGCGCTCTAATAAACTACCTTTTCATTCAGATTGATTCTACCTGCTCTGCTCCTCTAGAAAACCCCGACTAACACAGGCATCTGAGGTTTGGTTGGTTTTATGGCCTAGATTTTCCTGTGGAGGAAAACATGGTAGAGCTGAGGTGAGGGTAGATGGGCTTCAGCTGGCCAAAATAAGACACACGGCCATGAGCTGACCGTGGACAAGGACAGCTCTGAACAGCAGGCCTTGCCCGGAGACATGAACTAGAACGTGGCTGGAACTGAGAACACAGAGGTAACAGGGAAGGACACAGGCTGTGTGGGGACACACTTCCACACACCCAAGGCCAGGACCATGCTGCCTGTCAGCCCTCAAACTAGCCCATTACTGccccccctccctgcctgccagctgccAACAGGGCTCTGCCCTGTGTCTGCCACACCTGTCACTGCCTATCCTTGTCCGAGGGGGGGCGGGTATTagcccctcctcagcctcccagcagAGCAGGCAGttagtggggagggaggggacatggAGCGGGGGCCGGTGGTGGGGGCAGGGCCGGGGGCCGGGACCCGAGTCCGAGCACTACTGGGATGCCTGGTCAAGGTGCTGCTCTGGGTGGCCTCTGCTTTACTGTACTTCGGAAGTGAACAAGCCGCCCGCCTCCTAGGCAGCCCCTGCCTACGGCGCCTCTACCATGCTTGGTTGGCAGCGGTGGTCATCTTTGGGCCCCTTCTGCAGTTTCACGTTAACTCCCGGACGATCTTCGCGAGCCACGGCAACTTCTTCAACATGTGAGTCTCGGGAGTCCGTGGGAGCTGCCTCCCTCCACTCCGGGATCCCAGCTTGCTTCTCCAGGCCTCTGTGTTCTGATGCCAGGAGGAACACTAAAAATAGCCTAGGAGGTTGAGAAGGTCAGGGGGAGAAAAGTGTGGCAGGGGGAGGAACAGAGCCTGGGGGTGCAGGGGAAGTTAAGGACTAAAGAGGGAATGTGGACCCTAGAATGTCCGGTGGCCCTCTAAGGAGACAATGTTGACATGGTAGGGTTTAAAGAGACCAATGATGGTGTGTGGAACACAGAGCAGGGTAGGGAGATGGGatttggggtggaggtgggggtctcAACTAGCTTTCCCTCTTTCTGCCCGCAGAAAGTTTGTGAATTCAGCGTGGGGCTGGACATGTACCTTCCTGGGGGGCTTCGTGTTGCTGGTGGTGTTCCTGGCGACAAGACGTGTGGCAGTGACCGCCAGGCACCTGAGCCGACTGGTGGTGGGGGCAGCTGTCTGGCGGGGGGCTGGACGAGCCTTCCTGCTCATCGAGGACCTGACCGGTTCCTGCTTTGAACCTCTGCCCCAGGGCCTACTGCTGCATGAGCTGCCCGACCGCCGGAGCTGCCTGGCAGCCGGCCACCAGTGGCGAGGCTACACCGTCTCCTCCCACACCTTCCTACTCACCTTCTGCTGCCTCCTCATGGCTGAGGAGGCGGCTGTCTTTGCCAAGTACCTGGCCCACGGGCTACCAGCTGGGGCCCCCCTGCGCCTCGTTTTCCTACTGAATGTGCTGTTGCTAGGCCTCTGGAACTTCTTGCTGCTCTGCACAgtcatctatttccatcagtacACCCACAAGGTGGTGGGCGCTGCAGTAGGCACGTTTGCCTGGTACCTTACCTACGGCAGCTGGTACCACCAGCCCTGGTCTCCCGGGATCCCGGGCCACGGGCTCTTCCCCCGCTCCCGCTCAGTCCGCAAACATAACTGAAGGAAATAAAAGTataccaggcctggctctggctcttctTATTCTTTTCGGGCCTAGAGAGGGTGGGAAGGGTGATAGATAGTCTGGTAGATGCTTGAGTTCCTTCCTCATCCTTTCCTGAAGTCGTTGACCTGGAATGTGTTTTCCTGGACTCGACTTCCATCCTCTGGGTTTCCTTGGTCTACAGACTTGCAGCTTTCTGGAGCTGCGATGTCAGGGGATGGTACTGTGGAAGCTGGTACTGGCCCTTAGGTGTGTACCTAAGCATCGGCAGATGCTTCATGCCAGGAtctttcccatctctgtctcATGAGAACACCACACTCATTCATTTCACAAAGGTGTGTTGAGCCAGGCATAGTTCTGTGCCGTCTGAACAAGACAAACAAGGCTTCTGTTGCTTGGAAGCAGATGAGCTCTgcaggaagcaagagagaaacacacaaataGCAAATGCTTGCTCGCATCAGGCACTATTCTAAgagtgtgtaatatatatatattatatataataatataaattaatacatCTAGAGGCCAGGGGGATGGTTCAGGGGGTAAGGCGCTTGCTGTGCAGGCGTAAGGACCAGTGTTGGAATATCCAGAGCCCAGCTagtgagctgggcatggcagcatggGCCTGTTAATCCCAGCGCAgcagggaggtggaagcaggaaaacCCTGGAGCTTGCTCACCAGCTAGTCGAGCCTATCGGTGAGCTACAGTTTAGTATGAGaccttttataataaataaggtatagtgaggagagtgaggaagacaccactcacctctggcttccatggactcATCATGTGCATGCACTctcatgtacgtacacacacagacaatttTAATCCCCACAGCATCCCAGGGAGATAAGTTCAGTAGTGTTCCTACTCTTCAGTTGTGaaaactttgtctttttttttttaatgtttattagtgtttttactgtatgtgtgtctgtacaccaggTGTGTACAGGACCctcggaagccagaagaaggcattggatcctccggaactggagttacaggcagttgtgagctgtcatgtgggtgctaagaattgatcAGAAGTACTCTGGACGAGTGGCCAgttctctcaaccactgagccacctccccacctcccacaatttttgtttttgtttttcaagacagggtttctctgtgtagccctggttctcctggaactcactctgtaaaccaggctggcctccaaatcggagatccacctgcctctgcctccagaatgctgggattaaaggcgttcgccaccacctcCAGGTTCCGAGCCTGACTTTTTgttcaacataaaaataaataaataagttgaaaaaaagtaaaagtgacGTGTGAAAATGACCTGAAACTCAAAATCTCCAGTCTACAGTTAAGTTTTAATGAAACTCGCCCACACTAATTCATTTCGGGGGCGGCTTTCCTCTGGAAGAAGTAGTGGTTGAGTTGCTACAGACATGGTAACACTTCCCAAACCTACATAGCTATCACTAACCCTGTACAGAAGTTCGACAGGCCCCTGTTTAAACCACTATattatcctgtctcaaaaacaaaacaaacagaaatggctGATGTCAGAGTCACAGGTGCCACTGA
The nucleotide sequence above comes from Peromyscus maniculatus bairdii isolate BWxNUB_F1_BW_parent chromosome 9, HU_Pman_BW_mat_3.1, whole genome shotgun sequence. Encoded proteins:
- the Fitm1 gene encoding fat storage-inducing transmembrane protein 1; protein product: MERGPVVGAGPGAGTRVRALLGCLVKVLLWVASALLYFGSEQAARLLGSPCLRRLYHAWLAAVVIFGPLLQFHVNSRTIFASHGNFFNIKFVNSAWGWTCTFLGGFVLLVVFLATRRVAVTARHLSRLVVGAAVWRGAGRAFLLIEDLTGSCFEPLPQGLLLHELPDRRSCLAAGHQWRGYTVSSHTFLLTFCCLLMAEEAAVFAKYLAHGLPAGAPLRLVFLLNVLLLGLWNFLLLCTVIYFHQYTHKVVGAAVGTFAWYLTYGSWYHQPWSPGIPGHGLFPRSRSVRKHN